A single region of the Lotus japonicus ecotype B-129 chromosome 4, LjGifu_v1.2 genome encodes:
- the LOC130713580 gene encoding uncharacterized protein LOC130713580, with protein sequence MENYQYPASYPDSGDSSPRSREIDFENPTPWEDQQSPHNYKAKFLCSYGGKIQPRTHDNQLSYVGGDTKILAVDRNTKFPTFLSKLAALCDAAPQELTFKYQLPGEDLDALISVTNDDDLEHLMHEYDRLYRPASKPVRMRLFLFSAPNPGPLSQQPDPLKPQPNVDFLFGLEKGVVPPPQPPSFAAVKFHDPVPDPVALNPEYQPRVPVSDRVIGSDNVNPIEIQRQFQRLQVGESDYRRRSEDGYAGGYAAAAVASSGGGGAGEYYSQKMPEKIPPANLQNPGGYWPEKQFPGEAFQTAAGGGDQPVYLIQTQAPGTFYHAPVMRPPTTQGYYAVQRMASDGYREQPVYGGMPPQNVGFSSAGPASLAPAQQVKPSGYAEGYGVVRPTGVSDNVGGGAYAQVAYDSASGRQVYYTAQGGVVHAPPYQGVVNADVRQVSLGQDGKVVNKVSQGSV encoded by the coding sequence ATGGAGAACTATCAATACCCAGCATCGTACCCAGATTCCGGCGACTCGTCGCCGCGGTCGAGGGAGATCGACTTCGAGAATCCGACGCCATGGGAGGACCAGCAGAGTCCACACAACTACAAAGCCAAGTTCCTCTGCAGCTACGGCGGGAAGATCCAGCCACGCACCCACGACAACCAGCTCTCCTACGTCGGCGGCGACACCAAGATCCTCGCCGTCGACCGGAACACCAAGTTCCCAACGTTCCTCTCCAAGCTCGCCGCCCTCTGCGACGCTGCACCGCAAGAGCTCACCTTCAAGTACCAGCTCCCCGGCGAGGATCTCGACGCCCTCATCTCCGTCACCAACGACGACGACCTCGAGCACTTGATGCATGAGTACGATCGCCTCTATCGGCCTGCTTCGAAACCCGTCAGGATGAGGCTCTTCCTCTTCTCTGCACCGAATCCGGGTCCTCTATCTCAACAACCCGACCCGCTTAAGCCACAACCCAACGTTGACTTCCTCTTTGGCCTCGAGAAGGGCGTCGTTCCTCCGCCTCAGCCTCCCTCCTTCGCCGCCGTCAAGTTCCACGATCCCGTGCCGGACCCCGTCGCGCTGAATCCAGAGTACCAGCCCCGTGTACCCGTTTCTGATCGGGTTATCGGGTCGGATAATGTCAACCCCATCGAGATTCAGAGGCAGTTTCAGCGGTTGCAGGTTGGGGAGAGTGATTATCGGAGGAGAAGTGAAGATGGGTACGCCGGAGGTTATGCTGCCGCGGCCGTGGCTTCCTCCGGCGGCGGAGGCGCAGGGGAGTATTACTCGCAGAAGATGCCGGAGAAAATCCCGCCGGCGAACTTGCAAAATCCTGGTGGTTACTGGCCGGAGAAGCAGTTTCCCGGAGAGGCTTTCCAGACGGCTGCCGGAGGAGGAGACCAGCCGGTTTACCTGATTCAGACGCAGGCGCCGGGAACGTTCTATCACGCGCCGGTGATGCGTCCTCCGACGACGCAAGGGTACTACGCGGTGCAGAGAATGGCTTCTGATGGCTACCGGGAACAGCCGGTGTATGGCGGCATGCCGCCGCAGAATGTGGGGTTCTCGTCTGCGGGTCCGGCGAGCTTGGCACCGGCGCAGCAGGTTAAGCCGTCGGGCTATGCGGAGGGGTATGGCGTGGTTAGGCCAACTGGGGTGTCGGATAATGTCGGTGGTGGTGCGTACGCGCAAGTGGCGTATGATAGTGCAAGTGGGAGACAGGTTTACTATACTGCGCAGGGTGGGGTTGTACACGCGCCACCGTATCAAGGAGTGGTGAATGCTGACGTGAGACAGGTTTCGTTGGGGCAGGATGGTAAAGTGGTAAACAAGGTTTCCCAAGGATCTGTGTGA
- the LOC130715060 gene encoding phosphoglycerate mutase-like protein 1, with translation MDSGAAAVPCLFPLHRCKTIHLVRHAQGIHNVEGDKNYKAYLNPQYFDAHLTPLGWQQVDNLRDHVRASGLINKIDLVIASPLLRTLQTAVGVFGGEGYTGKMDVLPLMVANAGNSSRGAISSLNCPPIVAVELCREHLGVHPCDRRRSVSEYQFLFPAVDFSLIESDEDVWWEADVRETKEELAARGQKFMNWLWTRKEKEIAIVTHSGFLSHTLNAITNDCPLMKKEISKHFANCELRSMVIVDRGMIGSETSTTNYPGKIPSGPDLPSEVADENAEK, from the exons ATGGATTCCGGCGCTGCTGCAGTTCCCTGTTTGTTCCCGTTGCATCGCTGCAAAACCATTCACCTG GTGAGGCACGCGCAGGGGATCCACAATGTGGAGGGAGATAAGAACTACAAAGCCTACTTGAATCCTCAATACTTCGATGCTCATCTCACTCCATTGGGATGGCAACAG GTTGACAATTTGCGAGACCATGTTCGTGCTTCTGGCCTTATAAACAAGATTGATCTTGTTATTGCATCTCCTTTATTGAG GACGCTACAAACAGCTGTTGGGGTATTTGGTGGTGAGGGCTATACCGGCAAGATGGATGTACTCCCTCTTATGGTGGCAAATGCAGGAAATAGCAGTCGCGGTGCAATTTCAAGTCTAAATTGCCCACCAATTGTTGCTGTTGAACTTTGTCGTGAACATTTG GGAGTTCATCCCTGTGACAGAAGAAGAAGCGTTAGCGAGTACCAGTTTCTTTTTCCTGCTGTTGATTTTTCACTG ATAGAGAGTGATGAAGATGTTTGGTGGGAGGCTGATGTTAGAGAGACAAAGGAAGAACTTGCAGCTAGGGGACAGAAGTTCATGAACTG GTTATGGACACGAAAAGAGAAGGAGATAGCTATTGTGACACACAGTGGATTCTTGTCTCATACTCTAAATGCTATTACAAATGATTGCCccttgatgaagaaagaaaTATCCAAGCA CTTCGCCAATTGTGAGCTTCGCTCCATGGTCATTGTGGATAGGGG TATGATCGGGTCGGAAACATCAACCACTAACTATCCAGGCAAGATACCTTCAGGACCGGACCTCCCTAGCGAAGTTGCGGATGAGAACGCTGAGAAATAG
- the LOC130714773 gene encoding protein trichome birefringence-like 12, producing MIFVKPSQCGGFGSGNELNSSIRMSPKLPSHLIPSLIFLTLVSLYFLSSLLSLHTPSSSYSSSSSSTSISKCNLYRGNWVFDPDRTPLYDDTCPFHRNAWNCIRNQRQNLSFINSWKWVPRGCDLPRIDPFRFLGLMRNKNVGFVGDSLNENFLASFLCILRVADKGARKWKKKGAWRGAYFPKFNVTVGYHRAVLLSKYQWQPKKSEAGVEDPSEGIYRVDVDVPADDWAKIAGFYDVLVFNTGHWWNYDKFPKEKPLIFYKGGQPIFPRLGMSDGLKVVISNTIAYIQKEFPGNTLKFWRLQSPRHFYGGDWNQNGSCLFNKLLEENELDLWFEPGNNGVNKEARQMNFVIEEALRGTDIQLLDVTHLSEFRADAHPAIWLGRKDAVAIWGQDCMHWCLPGVPDTWVDILSQLIHDHRFGRNGGI from the exons ATGATCTTTGTCAAGCCTTCTCAATGTGGAGGTTTTGGCTCAGGCAATGAACTCAATTCCAGCATTAGAATGTCGCCAAAGCTACCCTCACATCTCATCCCTTCCCTCATCTTCCTAACACTCGTATCCCTCTACTTCCTCTCTTCACTCCTCTCTCTTCAcacaccttcatcttcatattcatcttcttcatcttcaacctcaatCTCCAAATGCAACCTCTACAGAGGCAACTGGGTCTTCGATCCCGATCGCACCCCACTCTACGACGACACCTGCCCCTTCCATCGAAACGCATGGAACTGCATCAGAAACCAGCGTCAAAATCTGAGCTTCATCAACTCCTGGAAATGGGTACCTCGGGGCTGCGATTTGCCCCGGATCGACCCGTTTCGGTTTCTGGGTTTGATGAGGAATAAGAATGTTGGGTTCGTTGGGGATTCGCTCAATGAGAATTTCTTGGCTTCGTTTCTCTGCATTCTAAGGGTTGCTGATAAGGGTGCACGGAAATGGAAAAAGAAGGGTGCTTGGAGAGGTGCCTATTTTCCCAAGTTCAATGTCACTGTTGGTTATCATCGTGCTGTTTTGCTCTCCAAATACCA GTGGCAGCCAAAAAAATCTGAAGCTGGGGTGGAAGATCCATCAGAAGGTATTTATcgagttgatgttgatgttcCTGCTGATGACTGGGCTAAAATTGCTGGCTTCTATGATGTCCTGGTGTTTAATACTGGTCACTG GTGGAATTATGACAAGTTCCCGAAAGAGAAACCTCTTATCTTCTATAAAGGAGGACAACCAATATTCCCTCGGCTTGGGATGTCGGATGGACTTAAAGTTGTAATTAGTAACACAATCGCATACATACAAAAAGAATTTCCTGGAAACACGCTTAAGTTCTGGCGTTTACAATCCCCAAGGCACTTTTATGGTGGAGACTGGAATCAAAACGGTAGCTGCTTATTCAACAAGCTGCTTGAGGAGAATGAG CTTGACTTATGGTTTGAACCTGGGAACAACGGAGTTAACAAGGAAGCAAGGCAGATGAATTTTGTGATTGAAGAGGCATTACGAGGCACCGATATCCAATTGCTCGACGTAACTCATTTAAGTGAATTTCGAGCCGATGCTCATCCGGCGATATGGTTAGGAAGGAAGGATGCAGTTGCGATTTGGGGTCAGGATTGCATGCACTGGTGTTTGCCTGGTGTCCCTGACACATGGGTAGATATATTGTCACAACTGATACATGATCATCGTTTTGGAAGAAATGGTGGGATATAG